Proteins co-encoded in one Nissabacter sp. SGAir0207 genomic window:
- a CDS encoding tyrosine-type recombinase/integrase → MNELSGFNGVALSGSAGDDLTKKLAAFVRHREAFSPNTWRQLLSVMRVCWRWSQENSRSFLPMSPEDMQDYLFHLQAIGRSTSTISVHAALMSMLHRNAGLVPPTVSPDVVRAKKKINRTAVVSGERTGQAVPFCRPDLNRLDAAWKHSSRLQHLRDLAFMHVAYGTLLRMSELSRLRVRDISRAADGRIILDVGWTKTILQSGGIVKALSSRSSERLMDWIHAAGLADEPDAVLFCPIHRSNKIISVTEVPMSAPCLEDIWRRARLQAGAKTPLKTNKGRYSSWSGHSARVGAAQDMARKGISIAQIMQEGTWTQTQTVMRYIRMVEAHKGAMVALMESDDD, encoded by the coding sequence ATGAACGAACTCTCCGGTTTTAACGGTGTGGCCCTCAGCGGCAGCGCCGGTGACGATCTTACCAAGAAGCTGGCCGCGTTCGTCCGTCACCGCGAAGCCTTCTCGCCTAACACGTGGCGCCAGCTGCTGAGCGTGATGCGGGTCTGCTGGCGCTGGTCGCAGGAAAACAGCCGTTCATTTTTGCCCATGTCGCCCGAGGACATGCAGGACTACCTGTTTCACCTGCAGGCGATTGGCCGGTCAACTTCGACGATATCGGTGCACGCCGCGCTTATGTCTATGTTACACCGTAACGCCGGACTAGTACCGCCGACGGTATCGCCCGACGTGGTTCGCGCCAAAAAGAAAATTAACCGTACTGCCGTTGTCTCTGGCGAGCGCACCGGGCAGGCAGTGCCTTTCTGCCGCCCGGATCTGAATCGTCTCGATGCTGCGTGGAAGCATTCATCACGGCTTCAGCATCTGCGGGATCTCGCCTTCATGCACGTGGCCTACGGCACCCTGCTGCGTATGAGTGAGCTGTCCCGCCTGCGGGTACGGGATATCTCGCGCGCGGCCGACGGTCGCATTATCCTCGACGTGGGCTGGACCAAAACCATCCTGCAGTCTGGTGGGATCGTTAAGGCACTCAGTTCACGCTCATCTGAGCGGCTTATGGACTGGATACACGCAGCGGGTCTGGCCGACGAACCCGATGCGGTTCTGTTTTGCCCCATACACCGGTCTAACAAAATTATCTCAGTCACTGAAGTACCCATGAGTGCACCCTGCCTGGAAGATATCTGGCGGCGCGCCAGACTTCAGGCGGGTGCGAAAACTCCCCTTAAAACCAACAAGGGACGCTATTCCAGCTGGAGTGGCCACAGCGCGCGCGTCGGTGCCGCGCAGGATATGGCCAGAAAGGGCATCTCGATTGCGCAGATCATGCAGGAGGGTACCTGGACCCAGACCCAGACGGTAATGCGCTATATCAGAATGGTGGAAGCTCATAAGGGAGCTATGGTAGCGCTCATGGAAAGTGATGATGACTAG
- a CDS encoding transcriptional regulator, which yields MINIRFKLSGWMSCDIHQYTIIFNMYGGNFCTHPKLLTYLSEKHGVKVNYYYKVDRDVPIAAFFLIEGKGDYKNKELPFVFDDLIYPIKKGCKVYLPFKVKRISPIINNYVINSFSHKKFKKRIAYVKDNFSSKSVRKRSGELKRFISSGGQVKDFSLFTTSELVNIYRKLFLLRWEETVYCPSYDVLYDVFDNFRDMIFGYVVLHKGEPCAFDLNYIVECQNWIYIDDYNGGLNPSLKDLGIGSLLLWSNISQAKELARSRNKNLVFSLGAYNEAWSYKQQWCAILPSGRTVF from the coding sequence ATGATTAATATTAGGTTCAAGTTATCTGGATGGATGAGTTGCGATATTCATCAATACACCATTATATTTAATATGTATGGAGGGAATTTTTGCACTCATCCTAAGTTGTTAACCTATCTATCAGAAAAGCATGGGGTTAAAGTAAATTATTACTATAAAGTTGATCGTGATGTGCCAATCGCGGCATTTTTTTTGATTGAAGGAAAAGGAGATTATAAAAACAAGGAACTTCCCTTTGTTTTCGATGATTTAATTTATCCAATTAAAAAAGGCTGCAAGGTATATTTGCCTTTTAAGGTGAAGAGAATATCACCAATAATTAATAATTATGTCATTAATTCTTTTAGTCACAAAAAATTCAAGAAAAGGATTGCATACGTTAAAGATAACTTTTCTTCTAAATCGGTAAGGAAACGTTCCGGTGAATTAAAACGGTTCATATCATCAGGTGGGCAGGTCAAAGATTTTTCACTGTTTACAACATCAGAACTTGTTAATATCTATCGAAAGTTATTTCTCCTTCGTTGGGAAGAAACAGTATATTGCCCTTCTTATGATGTACTTTATGATGTCTTTGATAATTTCCGGGATATGATTTTTGGGTATGTTGTCTTGCACAAGGGTGAACCTTGCGCTTTTGACTTAAACTATATAGTAGAATGTCAAAATTGGATATACATTGATGATTATAATGGCGGTCTAAACCCCTCACTCAAGGATTTGGGTATCGGAAGTCTTCTGCTTTGGAGCAATATAAGTCAAGCTAAGGAACTAGCAAGATCACGCAATAAGAATCTTGTCTTCTCATTAGGCGCTTATAATGAGGCCTGGAGTTACAAGCAGCAGTGGTGTGCGATTTTGCCTTCAGGAAGAACAGTATTTTGA
- a CDS encoding TonB-dependent siderophore receptor — protein MHNRVKGLAALKPLSLALMAILMATQAKAEETLSVTAASSDNSGLVATRSKSATKTDTPLLETPQSISVITRQQMDAQNVRSLNEALRYTPGVAAEQWGGVSAFDQFSIRGFNYGSTGFNDQFLDGLRMNNGLVYGFQQVDPFLLENISVVRGPASVLYGLASPGGIIAMQSKLPTAESIHHVELEAGNHQYQRGSFDLGGKANDEGTVLYRIVGTATTREGQERGTEMRRWALAPSVTFQPDYYNRLTLYARVQNDPKMGAQTSLPVAGTAQPNPNGKLPTDAYPGEPDHNTFSRKQAAVGYSADHYFNDDWFFSLNGRYSEQTSNYNAVIFAGLEPDQRTISRTIAASNEHFNTLNLDNQLHGHFSTGDIDHQLLLGMSWDRFTGHANYANGTVSPLDIFDPHYGQAVYGGLQDYQNTRVMNTQTGLYAQDQLSYQQWRATFGVRHDWSSIRTTDLLGDSDDIKQRDEATTWRAGLNYLFDNGIAPYFTYAQSFQPTTSVNSSGQPFDPSHGELYEAGIKYQPKSLPALFSIAAFNLTQDKVLTTDPVHAGYSVQGGKIRSRGLELEARGNLTEQFSVIGSMTWQDVQYVQDSDPAVIGRTPLRIPTRFGSLWLNWEAPATSVVAGLGAGVGGRFSNGTKGGTMDDQFNTAGYGVMDAEVHYDLGHLAHSLQGGKVQVTAQNLTNRQYVTSCFTASQGCFYGSERAVMAKLSWDF, from the coding sequence ATGCACAACAGGGTAAAAGGATTGGCAGCGCTGAAGCCACTCAGTCTGGCGTTAATGGCAATATTAATGGCAACACAAGCAAAGGCAGAAGAGACGCTTAGCGTGACTGCAGCGTCATCAGACAATAGCGGACTGGTGGCAACACGTAGCAAAAGTGCCACTAAAACCGATACGCCGCTGCTCGAAACGCCACAGTCGATCTCGGTGATTACACGCCAGCAAATGGATGCACAGAATGTGCGTTCCCTCAACGAAGCGCTTCGTTATACGCCAGGCGTAGCCGCTGAACAGTGGGGCGGCGTCAGCGCGTTTGACCAGTTCTCGATTCGCGGTTTTAACTACGGCTCCACCGGCTTTAACGATCAGTTTCTCGATGGCCTGCGTATGAACAACGGGCTTGTGTATGGCTTCCAGCAGGTCGATCCTTTCCTGCTAGAAAATATCAGCGTGGTACGGGGACCCGCCTCAGTGCTGTATGGTCTTGCCAGTCCTGGTGGGATTATTGCCATGCAGAGTAAGCTGCCGACGGCGGAAAGCATTCATCATGTTGAACTGGAAGCGGGTAATCATCAGTATCAGCGCGGTTCATTTGATCTCGGCGGTAAAGCCAATGATGAGGGCACTGTGCTGTATCGTATTGTCGGTACGGCCACCACCCGTGAAGGACAAGAGCGTGGCACGGAGATGCGACGCTGGGCGTTAGCGCCATCGGTGACGTTCCAGCCAGACTACTACAACCGCCTGACGCTGTACGCCCGCGTGCAGAACGACCCTAAAATGGGCGCGCAAACCTCGCTGCCGGTGGCCGGCACGGCACAACCAAATCCTAACGGTAAATTGCCGACAGATGCCTATCCGGGGGAACCTGATCACAACACCTTCTCACGTAAACAGGCGGCTGTTGGCTATAGTGCCGATCACTACTTTAATGATGACTGGTTTTTCAGCCTTAACGGGCGTTACAGCGAACAGACCTCAAACTACAATGCAGTGATTTTTGCTGGTCTGGAGCCGGATCAACGCACCATTAGTCGGACCATCGCGGCGTCAAATGAGCATTTCAATACGCTTAATCTGGATAATCAGCTGCACGGGCACTTCAGCACTGGCGACATCGATCACCAGTTGCTGCTGGGCATGAGCTGGGATCGCTTCACCGGGCACGCCAACTACGCCAATGGCACTGTCAGCCCACTGGATATCTTCGATCCCCATTACGGTCAGGCGGTTTATGGTGGGTTGCAGGATTATCAAAATACCCGGGTGATGAATACCCAGACCGGCCTTTATGCGCAGGATCAGCTGAGTTATCAGCAGTGGCGAGCCACCTTCGGCGTGCGCCATGACTGGTCGAGCATTCGCACCACCGATCTGCTGGGAGACAGCGACGATATTAAACAGCGCGATGAGGCGACAACCTGGCGAGCTGGGCTTAACTACCTGTTTGATAATGGTATCGCCCCTTACTTCACTTACGCGCAGTCCTTCCAGCCAACCACCTCGGTGAACAGCAGCGGCCAACCGTTTGATCCTTCGCACGGTGAACTGTATGAAGCGGGCATTAAATATCAGCCAAAATCCCTGCCTGCGCTGTTTTCTATCGCGGCGTTTAACCTTACTCAGGACAAAGTGCTGACCACCGATCCGGTTCATGCCGGCTATTCGGTGCAGGGTGGGAAAATTCGCTCGCGCGGACTGGAGTTAGAAGCGCGCGGTAACCTGACAGAGCAGTTCAGTGTCATCGGTTCGATGACATGGCAGGATGTACAGTATGTACAGGACAGCGACCCGGCTGTTATTGGCCGAACGCCGCTGCGTATTCCCACTCGTTTCGGCTCATTGTGGTTGAACTGGGAAGCACCCGCGACCAGCGTGGTTGCTGGATTAGGGGCTGGGGTCGGTGGACGCTTTAGTAACGGCACCAAAGGCGGCACCATGGATGATCAGTTTAATACTGCCGGGTATGGCGTGATGGATGCAGAGGTGCACTACGATCTCGGCCATCTGGCGCACAGCCTGCAAGGCGGTAAGGTGCAGGTTACCGCGCAGAATTTGACTAATCGGCAGTACGTCACGAGTTGCTTCACCGCGTCACAAGGCTGTTTCTATGGCTCAGAGCGGGCAGTGATGGCGAAGCTTAGCTGGGATTTTTAA
- a CDS encoding ABC transporter ATP-binding protein gives MIRTYHNMILVAGDYAAPFRRTLLYAVTAAILQAAGWIITLPLFSLLLSPGTLPIGEIVNWLLVLTALLVVEGFMRWREMAFVYDYWHRVTEALRLRLAERLRAMPLERLAQRKSGDLATILGNNVTFAATALSSLATLAIQLMVVPAVLLLLIFTLDWRLGVLLLAGCLLVLPMMLRVRREASQDFQRVDEADAAASAAIVEYVQGQAMLRASGRAGAQAPCLRQVFTHQHQVQHQTGGTAWLIGRAQLIIQLTLVATIALGIWLCASQQLPLASLLCLAVLVAQMVEPLTLGLAMVRLFELADAALVRVNALLAEAEQTTQLPAQLPGHFAIELQNLGFHYHQQIQPAIKDLTLRIPEKSLTALVGPSGGGKTTLTRLMSRFADPQQGSIQLGGAELRHISTEQLLAQISVVFQDVWLMDDTLFNNIALGKPHASEEEVINAARKAHIHHVIEKLPHGYSTCVGEAGSALSGGERQRVAIARAILKDAPVVLLDEPTSSLDSESEYQVQQAINALVADKTVVIVAHRLSTIRAADQIAYVDRGRCVECGDHATLMALENGHYRALVQAQQGSEV, from the coding sequence ATGATTCGCACATATCACAACATGATTCTGGTTGCAGGCGACTACGCTGCACCTTTTCGCAGGACCCTGCTGTATGCCGTGACGGCGGCAATTTTACAGGCGGCAGGCTGGATAATTACGCTGCCGCTATTTTCCCTGCTGCTTTCACCCGGCACGCTACCGATCGGTGAGATAGTCAACTGGCTTCTGGTGCTCACGGCCCTGCTGGTTGTGGAAGGTTTTATGCGCTGGCGTGAAATGGCGTTTGTGTATGACTACTGGCATCGGGTGACTGAAGCGCTGCGTCTGCGTCTGGCTGAGCGGTTGCGCGCTATGCCGTTGGAGCGGCTGGCGCAGCGGAAAAGCGGCGATCTGGCGACGATCCTTGGTAACAACGTGACTTTTGCCGCCACCGCACTCTCCTCACTGGCGACGCTTGCGATTCAGCTAATGGTGGTGCCAGCGGTGCTGTTATTGCTGATTTTCACGCTCGACTGGCGTTTAGGTGTGCTGTTACTGGCGGGCTGTTTGCTGGTATTACCCATGATGCTGAGGGTGCGGCGCGAAGCCAGTCAGGACTTTCAGCGCGTTGACGAAGCCGATGCCGCTGCCAGCGCCGCCATCGTAGAATATGTGCAGGGGCAGGCGATGTTGCGCGCCAGCGGGCGAGCGGGCGCTCAGGCCCCATGTTTACGTCAGGTGTTTACTCATCAGCATCAGGTGCAGCATCAGACCGGCGGCACAGCGTGGCTTATCGGCAGGGCTCAACTGATTATTCAGCTCACCTTAGTGGCAACCATCGCGCTGGGGATCTGGTTATGCGCCAGCCAGCAACTGCCGCTGGCTTCGTTGCTGTGCCTGGCGGTGCTGGTCGCGCAAATGGTTGAGCCACTTACACTGGGACTTGCTATGGTTCGCCTGTTTGAACTGGCTGACGCCGCCCTGGTACGGGTGAATGCGCTACTGGCGGAAGCTGAGCAGACCACGCAACTGCCGGCGCAGCTGCCAGGACACTTTGCGATTGAACTGCAAAATCTGGGGTTCCACTATCATCAGCAAATACAGCCAGCAATCAAGGATTTGACGCTGCGCATCCCGGAGAAATCACTGACCGCATTAGTCGGACCTTCCGGCGGCGGGAAAACGACGCTGACCCGATTGATGAGCCGTTTTGCCGATCCGCAACAGGGCAGTATTCAACTGGGCGGCGCAGAGTTGCGCCATATTTCAACTGAGCAACTGCTGGCGCAGATCTCGGTGGTGTTTCAGGACGTTTGGCTGATGGATGATACGCTGTTCAATAATATTGCTCTGGGTAAACCGCACGCATCAGAGGAAGAGGTGATTAACGCTGCACGTAAGGCGCATATTCATCACGTCATCGAAAAATTGCCGCACGGTTATAGCACATGCGTGGGTGAGGCTGGCAGCGCGTTATCCGGCGGGGAGAGGCAGCGGGTGGCAATTGCGCGCGCCATTCTGAAAGATGCGCCAGTGGTGTTGCTGGATGAACCAACGTCCTCTCTCGATAGCGAATCGGAATATCAGGTGCAGCAGGCGATTAATGCGCTGGTGGCGGATAAGACAGTGGTGATTGTCGCACACCGCCTCTCAACCATACGCGCTGCCGATCAAATCGCTTATGTCGATCGGGGACGCTGTGTGGAGTGCGGCGATCATGCGACGCTGATGGCACTTGAAAACGGGCATTATCGCGCTTTAGTTCAGGCGCAGCAGGGTAGCGAGGTGTAA
- a CDS encoding ABC transporter ATP-binding protein — MKLLGEPGQLVARVPQVARALRLALGCGVVAGLLNVSGMALLAWAITPLLHTSQLLSSTIIALGGSALAITLAFYLRLQAEERAHEASYQLEEALREQLVEHLSRVPLGVVQSWGSGRLRKIIQDDVKALHIAVADAVPFVGASLSQPLAALLLLAVVQWRLALVALLLLPISLVCMALMARENPQQRARYNEASEAVNAGVIELVQGMAVMRTFDNGAAGWQRFSARLQQFTQAVEAWMAGSKLPWKINRLVGAALPTATVLMVAGLALYATGQITLAQWLLALMVGTLPVKALEPLVHLANYLNDAGAASRRISDVLAQPILPEPLQPRMPEGHTLSLKHVSFSYPGLSRPALRDVTLTLTPGTHCAIVGASGSGKSTLARLIPRFYDVTDGEITLGSCDIRQMRSDVLLQQMALVLQEPFLISGTLEENLRLAAPEASEAALQRVMAATGVTEIVTLLPQGLNTPIGERGSTLSGGQRQRVTLARALLTDAPILVMDEATSYLDAHNERRIQQALAQLSPNCIVITIAHRLQNVVEADVIVVMHEGQVVEKGRHAALLSQNGHYAQLWQHHQLASQWTLQREVTA; from the coding sequence ATGAAACTACTGGGTGAACCTGGTCAGTTAGTTGCGCGCGTGCCGCAGGTGGCACGCGCGCTGCGTCTGGCCCTTGGCTGTGGCGTCGTCGCAGGATTGCTGAATGTCAGCGGCATGGCGCTGCTGGCATGGGCGATCACGCCGTTGCTGCACACATCGCAGCTCTTGTCCTCAACCATCATCGCGCTGGGGGGCAGCGCGCTGGCAATTACGCTGGCATTTTATCTGCGTCTCCAGGCGGAAGAGCGGGCGCATGAGGCGAGCTACCAGTTGGAGGAAGCGCTGCGTGAGCAACTGGTAGAACATCTGAGCCGCGTACCGCTCGGCGTGGTGCAGAGTTGGGGCAGCGGGCGACTGCGAAAAATCATCCAGGATGATGTGAAAGCGCTGCATATCGCCGTCGCTGACGCGGTGCCGTTTGTCGGTGCCAGCCTCAGCCAGCCGCTCGCGGCGCTGCTGCTGTTAGCCGTAGTGCAGTGGCGGTTGGCGCTGGTGGCGCTGCTGTTACTGCCGATCAGCCTCGTCTGTATGGCGCTGATGGCGCGGGAAAATCCGCAGCAGCGTGCGCGTTACAATGAAGCCAGTGAAGCGGTGAATGCCGGGGTGATTGAGCTGGTGCAGGGCATGGCGGTGATGCGCACGTTTGATAACGGTGCGGCAGGCTGGCAGCGCTTTAGCGCGCGGCTACAGCAGTTCACGCAGGCAGTGGAGGCCTGGATGGCAGGCAGTAAACTGCCGTGGAAAATCAACCGTCTGGTGGGTGCCGCGTTGCCCACCGCCACAGTGTTGATGGTGGCGGGGCTGGCGTTGTATGCAACGGGGCAGATTACGCTGGCGCAATGGTTGCTCGCCTTGATGGTGGGGACTTTGCCGGTTAAGGCGCTGGAACCGTTGGTGCATCTGGCGAACTATCTGAATGATGCCGGAGCCGCCTCGCGACGTATCAGCGACGTGCTGGCACAGCCGATATTACCCGAGCCACTGCAACCGCGGATGCCTGAGGGCCACACGCTGAGTCTTAAACATGTCAGCTTTAGCTACCCCGGCCTGTCACGGCCCGCCTTGCGGGATGTTACCTTAACGCTGACGCCCGGCACACATTGCGCCATTGTCGGTGCCTCTGGATCGGGGAAATCGACGCTGGCACGGTTGATCCCGCGCTTTTACGATGTTACTGACGGCGAGATTACGCTGGGCAGCTGCGATATCCGCCAGATGCGCAGTGACGTGCTGTTGCAGCAGATGGCGCTGGTGTTACAGGAGCCGTTTTTGATCAGCGGCACGCTGGAGGAGAATCTGCGACTGGCCGCGCCGGAGGCCAGTGAGGCAGCTTTACAGCGTGTGATGGCTGCAACTGGGGTAACAGAGATTGTCACCCTGTTGCCACAGGGACTTAACACGCCTATCGGCGAGCGCGGCAGTACGCTATCCGGCGGTCAACGCCAGCGTGTTACCCTGGCGCGAGCGTTGCTTACCGATGCGCCGATTCTGGTGATGGATGAAGCGACGTCATATCTGGATGCGCATAATGAGCGGCGCATCCAACAGGCGCTGGCGCAGTTATCACCGAACTGCATTGTGATCACCATCGCCCATCGCCTGCAGAACGTGGTTGAAGCCGATGTGATTGTGGTGATGCATGAAGGCCAGGTGGTGGAAAAGGGCCGTCATGCGGCGCTGTTAAGTCAAAACGGGCATTACGCCCAGCTGTGGCAGCACCATCAGCTTGCCAGCCAGTGGACCTTACAGCGTGAGGTGACGGCATGA